Proteins from a genomic interval of Rosa chinensis cultivar Old Blush chromosome 2, RchiOBHm-V2, whole genome shotgun sequence:
- the LOC112187656 gene encoding uncharacterized protein LOC112187656 yields MAADEVPLLNLFDSYWFEHVIFSSKPHAAAANNPSLQLDQEDQILQEPNPSGLPTLIVRSLSDQFLDTKSSLFSDSSFSPHSVLPTRSRKLQTIPSGKEVLIDFSRESVPEKQVLEVGSAPLRKRVLHSERSKTRKILGSSKSLSDLEFDELKGFMDLGFVFTEEDNKDSKLVSIIPGLQRLGVSDEGGEEDRDEEKRIDGSHHHSHVVSRPYLSEAWDVLEYQRKEDQLMNWRVPSAVDKEMKHHLKFWAHTVASTVR; encoded by the coding sequence ATGGCTGCAGATGAAGTACCTCTGCTCAACCTCTTTGATTCCTACTGGTTTGAACACGTAATTTTCAGTTCCAAACCCCATGCAGCAGCAGCAAACAACCCAAGTCTCCAACTGGACCAAGAAGATCAAATACTCCAAGAACCAAACCCTTCAGGATTGCCAACTCTTATCGTGAGGTCACTAAGTGACCAATTCTTGGACACCAAGTCAAGCCTTTTCTCCGATTCGAGCTTCTCTCCCCACTCGGTTCTCCCCACTCGGTCACGAAAGCTTCAGACAATCCCCTCCGGCAAAGAAGTACTCATAGACTTCTCTAGAGAGAGTGTTCCTGAAAAACAAGTACTTGAGGTTGGGTCAGCACCACTGAGGAAAAGGGTGTTGCACAGTGAAAGatcaaaaacaaggaaaatATTAGGGAGCAGCAAGAGCTTGTCGGACCTCGAGTTTGACGAGCTTAAAGGGTTTATGGATCTGGGGTTTGTGTTCACTGAGGAAGACAACAAGGACTCGAAGCTGGTTTCGATAATTCCCGGCTTGCAAAGACTAGGAGTTAGTGATGAAGGTGGGGAAGAAGATAGAGATGAAGAGAAGAGGATTGATGGAAGTCATCATCATTCACATGTTGTTTCCAGGCCTTATCTGTCTGAAGCTTGGGATGTTTTGGAATATCAAAGAAAAGAGGACCAGTTGATGAATTGGAGAGTTCCATCTGCTGTTGATAAAGAGATGAAGCATCATCTCAAGTTCTGGGCTCATACAGTTGCATCAACCGTAAGATAA
- the LOC121051256 gene encoding transcription termination factor MTERF6, chloroplastic/mitochondrial-like has product MAYLPSHPRVLLADAEKTLSPEIEFFSSVGLSRVDLARVLSFNPHLLSRSLENQIVPSYNFLRNMISQENVVAVLKRKSWMFLENHSMNVIPNIEALRESWLVNEVKEMGFDLKKSTFVVALRALCGKSSRAIWNRNHEIYKRSWGWSDDDVISAFRKSPQCMILSEKKIMQTMDFLFGE; this is encoded by the exons ATGGCTTATTTGCCCTCACACCCAAGAGTCCTTTTAGCTGATGCTGAGAAAACCCTTTCACCCGAGATTGAGTTTTTCAGCTCTGTTGGGCTCTCAAGGGTGGACCTTGCTAGAGTTCTTAGTTTTAATCCACATCTGTTGTCAAGAAGCTTGGAGAATCAGATTGTGCCCTCTTATAATTTCCTCAGGAATATGATTTCCCAGGAGAATGTTGTGGCGGTTTTGAAGCGCAAGTCTTGGATGTTCTTGGAGAATCATTCCATGAATGTGATTCCCAATATTGAGGCTTTGAGAGAGAGTTGG CTTGTGAATGAGGTCAAGGAAATGGGATTTGATTTGAAGAAGTCAACTTTTGTTGTTGCACTGAGAGCATTGTGTGGGAAGAGCAGTAGGGCCATATGGAATCGAAATCACGAGATTTACAAGAGGAGTTGGGGTTGGTCTGATGATGATGTTATCTCTGCTTTTAGGAAGAGCCCTCAGTGTATGATTTTGTCTGAGAAGAAGATTATGCAGACAATGGATTTTCTG TTTGGAGAATAG